The nucleotide sequence GAGGGGGAATGTATGAAAGAGTTAAGTTGTAATGGAAATAAATTTCACTCGTGTGTGTTTCACCCCAGCTATCCATCATTTCTTGTTATCGGTAGTTACCGGGTAAGTTTTCTGCTAACTACTAGTGGTACTCGCTTTCATCTGTACATCTAATCATGTGATTTCTAGATTGTACATGAAATAGCACTCTGATTCAATTTGCACCATTCTTAGTACCTATCTATAAATCTACTCCACCCTTAATAAAGCAGATTCTGCATCAAAAGAGTATGCATGTAGCATGGGCATGAGATCACCTCGGAATTTTAGGAACAGAAATTGTCCTAATTAGAGCATGTAGAGTGATAGTTAGGGAGAGGTTTGGTTTTGCGTATCATATGTTTTATTTGTTGATCTTTTGAAGTTGTGCTGTGATGGAAACGATCAAATGACTGCTAACCTAAGTCATTGATTCTGTGCAGTCGCTGGAAATCTGGGACATAAATGAGAACAAGACCATGACTCTTACTGCACACGATGGCTTGATTGCAGCGCTGGCAGTATCAAATGTGACCGGAGTTATAGCATCTGCAAGTCATGACAAGTATGTCAAGCTCTGGAAGTGACCTCTGAGCTAGCTGATGGTGTTGTAAAGTGACCATGACTTTACTGCAGAGGCTGCAATCTCCTTGTTCATGTTTGACATCAGGTGGTGGCGTCGAGAAAGACTGTAGTTTTCTGTGAGATATgatgaaatctcatgttatattaTCTTAGGTTGTCTCAATTACTAAGTTAAACCGATATTGTATTAACCAGGTGTTGTATCCCATTCATTGGTTTCTGCTTGGTCTGCTATCGTTTGCCCGGGTGCGATTTGATTAATTTCCGATCATCTACATGGTTGTTGTATCATACAACGATTTCAACTAGCAAAGAAAACACGAGGGATAAGCTCTCTTGTTCTCAAACATTGTTGGTCAAGCGATAGATGGATTTCTAATATCCCTATGTCAGTCCCCTGTCTGTATCTTCTTATCCAGAATTACAAGCATCTTTACTGTCTTTTTGAGCTTCCACAATCAGAGTTGCTTGTATCTATGTTTGAGTTCAAGTTGGGTAAAAGGTCTTTAAGGTGGAATTCATGATAGCCTTTCAGGTGGATTTCTTGAAGGCCTTTTTTAAGAGATGTAAACTGTTTTGACCTTTCAAAAATGCATCTTTATTGTCAACATCATCATTTACTCATCTTCTTCCGTCGACGTTTGGATACATACGCCAGAAGTGCAACATTAGAGTGCCATATATGTGTATAACATTGCAACACCGAGTGGTACACATGCAACATTAAGATGTTCTGGTGCTGCAAAAGACACCAGCGGAGGAGATGGTGGGTGTTGGAGAGCCTTGGGGGAGTGGCAATGCACCAAGAAGAGTCAACGGCAGAGTACGAGGCGGGAAGAGACAAGAGGGGGATTTGACTTAGAGATTTCCTTCAGATGATGTTGACCGGAGAAGTCGTTTTGTTGCAGCAGTTTGCTGATGAATAATAGTAGTCAAACTTTCTCTTTACCTAAGAAATGAAGTCTGCAGAGTTGACCGACATTTCAATCTGATGATATCGGCAACACAACGAGAGAGAATCCAACGACATAAACCAGAAATCTCCTACTAACTTGCTACCAACAAAATTGGATCGGAGACGGACTTATGACATCCATTTGCCTTCTGTATTAGGTTCTGCGGCACGAGCCATCAGGTTCCCATCTCTTGTGGCTACACCACCTCGACGATCTGCTGAACTCCATAATTCCAAACCAATCCAGAATAAGAATTCCGCGAAACCAATCTAATTAGATATAGTTCAAGAAGGTTCATGCAGGTACCAGATATGTGGCCGGAAAGAGGATCCGCGACTGGAGTTTGTGTAACTTGGCCAAGCAGATGATTTCGATCTCCGCCGTTGGACAGCAGCACATTTGCCTTTTGTGTGTCATCTCTGCCGAGAACTTTAGCCTTGTTCATGGCAGTGGAGTAAGTGGTCGACCATGATCCTCCACTTGATCCAGCCAAAGCCATTATGACATCTGCCTGGTGATCAGGCAAAAATATAGGCACTTTTAAATTCTAATCATGATGCATGAGTAGATTGGCAAGTTATAATCTTGATGCATAGGAGATGATTAAATTTCTTAAGAAAGGCCATTAACCAAACCGAACGAGAAGAATTCTCAGGACTAGTATAAGCATAGACAGAGACGATAGGGGCAGCAGATGTCTGCTCTCAATTTATGTGGATTTCTAAGAAATATGGTAAGTCAAAtgctcctaaaaataacaaatgaATCATAAACAATAAAAGCTTATCGTTCAACAATATCTACCGTACGCCGAAATAAAGCCTATTtctctcagaaaaaaaaaaagaaaataacaaattatATTAATACCTCAACTTGGTGATCTTCTTCCTTCTCAACCATTCAGCTTGCATACTGGCTGGATCCTAATATGATCACCGACGCCTAATTCAGTGCCTCGATCAAGGATTTTATGATTATACTAGTTTCCGTAGGTGCTCAATGGTTCAAAGCCTCTAACAGTAGTTAAACGATGAAAGGCTGTTTGTATAGACAAATTCAAAGATTCatgtatttttccctttttatatgTGGCTCAAGATTGTTTAGTATTTTAATATGGGCTCTGCAGAGAGTTGATTATCACAAGAAGGGAATAACATTATCATGTCATAGACGTGCTGATCTTTCAAACATTTTCCTCTTTTCTCGGAATTAAGATATTTTGTACATCAAGGAGCTGGTCCGATACCATTTAGTATCTTTTATTGGCTTGTGAATAGTTGGCCATGTAGGATAAGAACTTTTATTGCTGAAAATGACTGTACATTAAATATAAACTATGTCTTCTTGAAGTATGTTAGGTGACCTCTAACTGTAATGAAAAGTTCAAAAACTTAATAAGCAGATCAAATTTAGACTGACATACTTGTTGATGTAAAAACAGAGCTAGTTTGTTCATTCCGAGAAAAAGAGCTGCAGATCGAGAAATTATCAAGCAGTAGATGATGAAACTCAAGATACTATAGTGCATACCTTATTCATATCGTAAGACTCGATTTCGTGTCACACAAGCCCAAAGATATACAAGAGAACATAAACTGACCTTATTAGGATGTACATCATCGAAAACATGTGCCCGGCCAGCATAGAATATGGTCATCTGACGACTGACACATGCCGTGGCACGGTTCCTGCAGGGCACCAAGGAATGATTCATCAGATTCAATTACAGTTTGCACTAAATACACACCAAAAAACTGAAGTTTTCACGATATCTACTCTTAGTAGATATCTGAAAAACCAACCACAAAACAGATATAATGAGACATACCTGGGTACATGGTAATAAGATTTTGGTTCAGTAGTCTGCGAAGACCTGTTATGACCAAGAACATTCATAACTCCGGATCCTCTAATGCCCGTCCTGGAACCTTCATCTGCCGCAGATTGTGAGATAATTGCACCACCTAAGGTAGAATATTTGCAGGCATACGATGGAATATTGTCCAAGTACATCCTAATCCCATAATGAGAAGTTTGATGCACTATCTGTTTAGTTGGCCTTATTGGTGGTTGCATAGAGGACATCATCATCTCAACATCATTAGCTCTTCCCAGTTGCTCATTAATCACCTCTTTTCCTAGCATCTAATCATCAGAAATAACAGCCATAAAGGCAAATTCATCATTTCCCTGGTTATCAAGAAAGCATAGTGCTTACTGTTTTGGAGCAATTACAGAATTAAAACACAAAGTAAGTACCTTGGTGGCATTTGAGCTTTCAAGGGAACCTGAGCCCATTGGAAGCACTGCATCTTTCATTGAACCCATGTAAGATGAATCGAAATGGTTCCTCTTTCTACCTGTAGTGTTGCCCAACTCAAGCCCTGATGGAGCAATCTCAGTACCCTCATGCTGAGAAACCTCAGAATTTGACACCCCCTGCATCTCTACCAAAGATCAATgaagagaaaataaataaaagtgcTTCTGGTCATCAAAATTGCAAGGAATTAGAACGCTTAACTTTGCAACAAGCATCCGATCAGTCAAATTTTCTCTGCACAGATTCAAAAGTACCCATAAAGGAACTCATAATACATTCTCCACAGACAACAGACCTTGATCAGAAACATGAAAGGACCCTGAATcagtgccaaaaaaaaaaaaagaaggaagaaatcggCAGATCTTCTTTCTTGTTTGGACAAGAAACTGGGAAAAAAAGGATGAGCGCTTTCTTTGAAGGAATTACCAACTCACAGAGGGCACCGAAGCCAAAGAAAGGCAAAGCGAGAACAGGATCGGAAGAAGAACTGACCTGAACCCAGATCAACGCTTCCCGAGATGAGGCGATGCCCAATAGAAGAAACCCCCACCGAAGCGGAAGCCGAGCCCGAGCCCGAGGCCTCGGCCTTCCCGGGGAGCGTCCTGATCCCGGTGCCCTTCGTCCATCGCGCGGCCGGGAAAGAGGCGCCGCCGTAGCTCATTCCCAGGAAGTCGTGGAAGACAGGACTGCTCTCATCCCCGCCCATCTCTCGACAACCTTTACTGTCCTcctctccgcctccgcctcctcatGCCGATACCCCCGCCGACACCTAATGTAGAGCTCGGACCACAAGAAAAGATGGAAGTCAGAAGGGAAGCAGACAATTTAAGTGAGGCGGCTGAGAGAACAGAGCAGACCAGCAGCGAGGGAGGAATCCGGCGAGGGAAAGGTGGGTGGGAGTTGTGACATACTTATCTATATATACGTCAGCGTAAGTATACAGCACTAATTGCGTTCTCTTTATATTTGTTCGGAAGTAACCGCATGCAGTGGACAGAATCCAATCATCATCTTTCCAATACAAAAACATACCATTATTGGATCCACACCAGACAAGTTGCCGACAGTCAGTGATGACGATGCTGACTCAAGAAACGACGAGCTGCTGCTAACGTAAAACCCCATCTCACCAATCACCCACAAATATCTTCGTCAGAATTTGGACAGATCAACGAATGCGACGCTCATTGATACACAAGATCTGCCGATTCTGGTTGTGCAATGCTCGTGTCATCATTGTGCTGTGTGTCATATGTTGTGGAATACTCTTTTATTTGATAATAGAGATTGCCAGATAACACGGGGTGATGGAAGACAAGGACGTCATGGAAGAACATTGCATGCTGAAGAGACTTGCAGGTGGATGGTGGTCGCTCTCACGCCAAATCTTCAGCAAACTTCATCAGCTCTTCACTGAAGGCAGGGAGATGTTCCATTTCAACGCATCGTGTCATCAACCTCACGCCCTGCTTCGGCTTGGGCGGCGACAGATAGATGCAGGAAGCCACTAAGTTATTGTCATCAGTCAGCGGAACCACATGGATCGGCTCTCCCCACCCGTAGTTTACCTCGGAGAACCCCACTCGGCTCCAGTCCGACACTGCCATCGTCCCGTACCCCGGTGGTACTGTGTACGGG is from Musa acuminata AAA Group cultivar baxijiao chromosome BXJ1-6, Cavendish_Baxijiao_AAA, whole genome shotgun sequence and encodes:
- the LOC135675649 gene encoding protein TIFY 8-like isoform X2, which codes for MGGDESSPVFHDFLGMSYGGASFPAARWTKGTGIRTLPGKAEASGSGSASASVGVSSIGHRLISGSVDLGSEMQGVSNSEVSQHEGTEIAPSGLELGNTTGRKRNHFDSSYMGSMKDAVLPMGSGSLESSNATKMLGKEVINEQLGRANDVEMMMSSMQPPIRPTKQIVHQTSHYGIRMYLDNIPSYACKYSTLGGAIISQSAADEGSRTGIRGSGVMNVLGHNRSSQTTEPKSYYHVPRNRATACVSRQMTIFYAGRAHVFDDVHPNKADVIMALAGSSGGSWSTTYSTAMNKAKVLGRDDTQKANVLLSNGGDRNHLLGQVTQTPVADPLSGHISDRRGGVATRDGNLMARAAEPNTEGKWMS
- the LOC135675649 gene encoding protein TIFY 8-like isoform X1; translation: MGGDESSPVFHDFLGMSYGGASFPAARWTKGTGIRTLPGKAEASGSGSASASVGVSSIGHRLISGSVDLGSEMQGVSNSEVSQHEGTEIAPSGLELGNTTGRKRNHFDSSYMGSMKDAVLPMGSGSLESSNATKMLGKEVINEQLGRANDVEMMMSSMQPPIRPTKQIVHQTSHYGIRMYLDNIPSYACKYSTLGGAIISQSAADEGSRTGIRGSGVMNVLGHNRSSQTTEPKSYYHVPRNRATACVSRQMTIFYAGRAHVFDDVHPNKADVIMALAGSSGGSWSTTYSTAMNKAKVLGRDDTQKANVLLSNGGDRNHLLGQVTQTPVADPLSGHISADRRGGVATRDGNLMARAAEPNTEGKWMS
- the LOC135675649 gene encoding uncharacterized protein LOC135675649 isoform X4, whose product is MQGVSNSEVSQHEGTEIAPSGLELGNTTGRKRNHFDSSYMGSMKDAVLPMGSGSLESSNATKMLGKEVINEQLGRANDVEMMMSSMQPPIRPTKQIVHQTSHYGIRMYLDNIPSYACKYSTLGGAIISQSAADEGSRTGIRGSGVMNVLGHNRSSQTTEPKSYYHVPRNRATACVSRQMTIFYAGRAHVFDDVHPNKADVIMALAGSSGGSWSTTYSTAMNKAKVLGRDDTQKANVLLSNGGDRNHLLGQVTQTPVADPLSGHISADRRGGVATRDGNLMARAAEPNTEGKWMS
- the LOC135675649 gene encoding protein TIFY 8-like isoform X3, whose product is MGGDESSPVFHDFLGMSYGGASFPAARWTKGTGIRTLPGKAEASGSGSASASVGVSSIGHRLISGSVDLGSEMQGVSNSEVSQHEGTEIAPSGLELGNTTGRKRNHFDSSYMGSMKDAVLPMGSGSLESSNATKMLGKEVINEQLGRANDVEMMMSSMQPPIRPTKQIVHQTSHYGIRMYLDNIPSYACKYSTLGGAIISQSAADEGSRTGIRGSGVMNVLGHNRSSQTTEPKSYYHVPRNRATACVSRQMTIFYAGRAHVFDDVHPNKADVIMALAGSSGGSWSTTYSTAMNKAKVLGRDDTQKANVLLSNGGDRNHLLGQVTQTPVADPLSGHISVQQIVEVV